A portion of the Natronococcus sp. AD-5 genome contains these proteins:
- a CDS encoding twin-arginine translocase subunit TatC: MSSAVDEDTARAINTGRETIGALLSSVQTHLQKIFIVFVLGFVGAFYALRVWIWAFLEETAKSEMSRNVAEATDIITRTPFEVILLQAKIGMLVGIVVTIPAVLYYSRDALHRRGFQSAVPISKLHVAGLAATSFGLFWIGVFYAYAIFFPFAFDFLAAVAYEAGVDPSWGITEFTEFIALLTLSFGLAAQMPLFMGVLSYTEIVPYETFRNKWRHAAVAITVFGAMFSPPDPFTLIMWALPLFALYVFSLGLSKVVTNVRRRGAAELDTGTGLMKQRLLQFTGVVIVTAIAAVAFVNQGGFAFVSESVYPQLPAQLQPADGNIGLWPLVAEYGLLGELAVGAIAAAALGFLILVGYTLKVLQSPIYPREDDIRSADTTEDVDFETLEAEDIEDVPATVFLEMDEEEALEYSRKAMYDDNRDKAKAILNRFDGLQKQRREAADDGAGSDAGATGGTGAGAAAAESGEEGENVVSSTAAGMLDAFTEEETTEDDIGGYAYDLAFIFNSLTSKMFYIVGVFMAVLGGTFVALYQGGFGIILTQFVERVPDEALAEVTEKSEAEIAAAESTQEMVDILNEAGLVIALHPVEVLIFMVKVSTILAVISVLPLIMYWGWPAARERGLVRGDPRVFLVWGGAIFAGFGIGLFIGFYWIAPAVISYLITDAVTNGMEVSYRINSFSWLVIYTTIGVGFLFNIIVTMALFHVGGIVSYRTMLDRWRPVVVGIFTAAAFFSPKGILTMLLVAIPIALTYVFGLAVLYVLTGGGRFFGGGRGGAPDPEANAAGE; this comes from the coding sequence ATGAGTTCTGCCGTCGACGAAGATACAGCCCGAGCCATCAACACCGGCCGGGAAACGATCGGCGCGTTGCTCTCGAGCGTGCAGACGCACCTCCAGAAGATCTTCATCGTCTTCGTGCTCGGCTTCGTCGGCGCCTTCTACGCCCTGCGAGTGTGGATCTGGGCATTCCTCGAGGAAACGGCGAAATCGGAGATGTCTCGGAACGTCGCCGAGGCGACCGACATCATCACTCGGACGCCGTTCGAGGTGATCCTGTTACAGGCGAAGATCGGAATGCTGGTCGGGATCGTCGTCACGATCCCGGCGGTACTGTACTACTCCCGGGACGCGCTGCACCGACGCGGCTTCCAGTCGGCCGTTCCGATCTCGAAGCTGCACGTGGCCGGCCTCGCGGCGACCTCGTTCGGCCTGTTCTGGATCGGCGTCTTCTACGCCTACGCGATCTTCTTCCCCTTCGCGTTCGACTTCCTCGCCGCCGTCGCGTACGAGGCCGGCGTCGATCCCAGCTGGGGCATCACCGAGTTCACAGAATTCATCGCGCTGTTGACCCTCTCGTTCGGGCTCGCGGCGCAGATGCCGCTGTTCATGGGCGTCCTCTCGTACACGGAGATCGTCCCCTACGAAACGTTCCGTAACAAGTGGCGCCACGCGGCGGTCGCCATCACCGTCTTCGGCGCGATGTTCTCCCCGCCGGACCCGTTCACGCTGATCATGTGGGCGCTCCCGCTGTTCGCGCTCTACGTCTTCAGCCTCGGCCTCTCGAAGGTGGTTACCAACGTCCGCCGGCGCGGCGCGGCCGAACTCGACACCGGAACGGGGCTCATGAAGCAGCGCCTCCTCCAGTTCACCGGCGTCGTGATCGTCACCGCCATCGCGGCGGTCGCGTTCGTCAACCAGGGCGGGTTCGCGTTCGTCAGCGAGTCGGTCTATCCGCAGCTTCCGGCCCAGCTGCAGCCCGCCGACGGGAACATCGGTCTCTGGCCGCTCGTTGCCGAGTACGGGCTGCTGGGCGAGCTCGCCGTCGGCGCGATCGCCGCCGCCGCCCTCGGCTTTCTCATCCTCGTCGGATACACGCTGAAGGTCCTGCAGTCGCCGATCTACCCGCGCGAAGACGACATCCGGAGCGCCGATACCACCGAGGACGTCGACTTCGAGACGCTCGAGGCCGAGGACATCGAGGACGTGCCGGCGACGGTCTTCCTCGAGATGGACGAAGAGGAGGCCCTCGAGTACTCCCGGAAGGCGATGTACGACGACAACCGGGACAAGGCGAAGGCGATCCTGAACCGGTTCGACGGCCTTCAGAAGCAGCGACGGGAGGCGGCCGACGACGGCGCGGGCTCGGACGCCGGCGCGACCGGCGGAACGGGCGCCGGCGCGGCGGCCGCCGAGAGCGGCGAGGAGGGGGAGAACGTCGTCTCGAGTACGGCCGCCGGAATGCTCGACGCGTTCACCGAGGAGGAGACGACCGAGGACGACATCGGCGGCTACGCCTACGACCTCGCGTTCATCTTCAACAGTCTCACCTCGAAGATGTTCTACATCGTGGGCGTGTTCATGGCCGTCCTCGGCGGGACGTTCGTCGCGCTCTACCAGGGCGGGTTCGGGATCATCCTGACGCAGTTCGTCGAGCGCGTTCCGGACGAGGCCCTCGCCGAAGTCACGGAGAAGAGCGAAGCGGAGATCGCCGCCGCGGAGTCGACACAGGAGATGGTAGATATCTTGAACGAGGCGGGGCTCGTCATCGCCTTACACCCCGTCGAGGTGCTGATCTTCATGGTGAAGGTGAGCACGATCCTGGCGGTCATCTCCGTCCTGCCGCTGATCATGTACTGGGGCTGGCCGGCGGCCAGAGAGCGCGGGCTCGTCCGCGGCGATCCGCGGGTGTTCCTCGTCTGGGGCGGGGCGATATTCGCCGGGTTCGGCATCGGGCTGTTCATCGGCTTCTACTGGATCGCGCCCGCGGTGATCTCCTACCTGATCACCGACGCCGTCACGAACGGGATGGAGGTCTCCTACCGGATCAACAGCTTCTCCTGGCTCGTTATCTACACGACCATCGGCGTGGGCTTCCTGTTCAACATCATCGTCACGATGGCGCTGTTCCACGTCGGCGGCATCGTCAGCTACCGGACGATGCTCGACCGCTGGCGGCCCGTCGTCGTCGGAATCTTCACGGCCGCCGCGTTCTTCAGTCCGAAGGGGATCCTGACGATGCTGCTGGTGGCGATTCCGATCGCGCTGACCTACGTGTTCGGACTCGCCGTCCTGTACGTCCTCACCGGCGGCGGACGGTTCTTCGGCGGCGGACGCGGCGGCGCGCCGGACCCCGAGGCCAACGCCGCCGGCGAGTGA
- a CDS encoding ribbon-helix-helix domain-containing protein, which translates to MPKISVEIPQELLDDLDEHVGDDGKFVNRSDAIRASVRKTLDILDEIDDRHDRLENGE; encoded by the coding sequence ATGCCCAAGATCAGCGTCGAAATTCCACAGGAGCTGCTCGACGACCTAGACGAGCACGTCGGCGACGACGGGAAATTCGTCAACCGTAGCGACGCGATTCGCGCGTCGGTCCGCAAGACTCTCGATATCCTCGACGAGATCGACGACCGCCACGATCGGCTCGAGAACGGAGAATAG